A single genomic interval of Catenulispora sp. EB89 harbors:
- a CDS encoding transposase family protein has product MTNTNEQSGNTVNLTYSCRLPLSTTTVNHVADLLREHLKAIGSRWRSRTPGQIVVLVLAVLRHDQRAADLAGGNQVSATTIRRWTDEIVALLAAQAPRLDRALKKITRKGEQVVLLDGTLIRTRRRSGKANRKNCSGKHRSHGLLFLALTDERGNLIWISAARRGAASEIKTARHDKLCEHLRTAGLGALSDLGFVGVNDDPDDPVIITGVKRIRKKKLTPGQKQANQIIAAARAPVEHGFATLKNWRILTRLRLNPTRATNLLRALLVLTNLETAR; this is encoded by the coding sequence GTGACGAACACCAACGAGCAGTCCGGGAACACGGTCAACCTTACCTACTCCTGCCGGCTGCCGCTGTCCACGACCACCGTCAACCACGTCGCCGACCTGCTCCGCGAGCACTTGAAGGCGATCGGCTCGCGGTGGCGGTCCCGCACCCCGGGCCAGATCGTCGTGCTGGTCCTGGCGGTGCTGCGCCACGACCAGCGCGCCGCCGACCTGGCCGGCGGCAATCAGGTCTCGGCCACCACGATCCGCCGTTGGACCGACGAGATCGTCGCCCTGCTCGCGGCCCAGGCCCCGCGCCTGGACCGCGCCCTGAAGAAGATCACCCGCAAGGGTGAGCAGGTCGTGCTGCTGGACGGCACCCTGATCCGCACCCGCCGCCGCTCCGGGAAGGCCAACCGCAAGAACTGCAGCGGCAAGCACCGCTCGCACGGCCTGCTGTTCCTGGCCCTCACCGACGAACGCGGGAACCTGATCTGGATCTCCGCCGCTCGCCGCGGCGCGGCCAGCGAGATCAAGACCGCCCGGCACGACAAGCTCTGCGAGCACCTGCGCACCGCCGGCCTCGGAGCCCTTTCCGACCTCGGCTTCGTCGGGGTGAACGACGACCCCGACGACCCGGTGATCATCACCGGGGTGAAACGGATCCGGAAGAAGAAGCTCACCCCCGGGCAGAAGCAGGCCAACCAGATCATCGCCGCCGCCCGCGCCCCCGTCGAGCACGGCTTCGCCACGCTCAAGAACTGGCGCATCCTCACCCGACTCCGGCTGAACCCGACACGGGCCACGAACCTGCTCCGAGCCCTGCTCGTCCTCACGAACCTCGAAACCGCCCGCTGA
- a CDS encoding endonuclease NucS domain-containing protein, which translates to MPVPSELELRDRLVRNLDVIEPGLKPVRYGEYPLPNSNGTRGSIDILARDRHGMWVVIELKRSKAASRQALHEVMKYAELLCSEKHLPADRIRTIVVSTEWSELLVPTSSAARDWSYDLRGYHLRLDEEGAIVGAERVEFLEASFEHWVSPIHMLFFFDSADQRDQMWDHIVWWASQFDAPDLVAADFDRVARKEIIPRPFGLYLAVGVVDPAQASDDLLVGYDGPEPFAEEYPAEYLLLCKICNGTAGADHDLEGAVPGLLRNIAADSSWKIQGYRVSGAFQAMEDLSDTDLFLALSGDAHGDSQIIFTGSANPQMATRWKGFLRQTENSLAGNETWEILVRGWLNDAAARVGDGDVWLHVYNPCDLLEALVFAWPDKVGKYLPNLAAGTHPKAGDGTFARGTLCWTRQTPWNFADAVRLVYQDPQYWSATRYGGITWQHDLDLLDLLGLEYVLLDQIGVTPHEASVDNEHRIWTVQNSSAVVHSSRTHPSEYSETFRRLAQDRHIISIMQYLKHNSEYVDIVVQEYREFVSILDPERL; encoded by the coding sequence ATGCCTGTGCCATCGGAACTGGAACTCCGTGATCGTCTGGTACGGAACCTGGATGTGATCGAACCAGGCCTCAAGCCGGTCCGCTATGGGGAATATCCGCTGCCGAACAGCAACGGAACGCGTGGGAGCATCGACATCCTGGCCCGTGACCGACACGGGATGTGGGTCGTGATCGAGCTCAAGCGCTCGAAGGCAGCTTCCCGGCAGGCGCTCCACGAGGTGATGAAGTACGCCGAGCTCCTGTGCAGCGAAAAGCACCTCCCGGCTGATCGCATCAGGACGATCGTCGTGTCTACTGAGTGGTCGGAGTTGTTGGTCCCGACGAGTAGCGCCGCCCGCGACTGGAGCTATGACCTGCGCGGCTATCATCTGCGACTGGATGAGGAAGGCGCGATCGTTGGGGCTGAGCGCGTAGAGTTCTTGGAAGCCTCTTTCGAGCACTGGGTCTCGCCGATCCACATGCTGTTCTTCTTCGACAGTGCTGACCAGCGCGATCAGATGTGGGATCACATCGTCTGGTGGGCGTCCCAATTCGACGCCCCCGACCTGGTAGCGGCTGACTTCGATCGCGTCGCGCGGAAGGAGATCATCCCCAGGCCTTTCGGTCTGTACCTGGCGGTCGGTGTCGTTGATCCTGCGCAGGCGTCGGACGATCTCTTGGTCGGATATGACGGGCCGGAGCCGTTCGCCGAGGAGTACCCCGCCGAGTATCTCCTTCTGTGCAAGATCTGTAATGGCACTGCGGGCGCGGATCATGATCTGGAGGGTGCAGTACCTGGGCTGCTTCGGAACATCGCGGCGGACTCGTCGTGGAAGATCCAAGGCTACCGCGTCTCCGGGGCATTCCAGGCCATGGAGGATCTCAGCGACACCGATCTGTTCCTGGCTCTCAGCGGAGACGCTCACGGGGACAGCCAGATCATCTTCACGGGCTCGGCGAACCCGCAGATGGCGACGCGCTGGAAGGGATTCCTGAGACAGACCGAGAACAGCCTGGCCGGAAACGAAACGTGGGAGATTCTCGTGCGCGGTTGGCTGAACGACGCCGCAGCGCGCGTTGGCGACGGCGATGTATGGCTTCACGTTTACAACCCGTGTGATCTGTTGGAGGCTCTCGTGTTCGCGTGGCCTGACAAAGTCGGCAAGTACCTACCGAACCTGGCCGCCGGGACACATCCCAAGGCTGGTGATGGTACTTTCGCGCGCGGGACGCTGTGCTGGACCCGCCAGACCCCCTGGAACTTTGCGGACGCCGTGCGCCTGGTCTATCAGGACCCCCAGTACTGGTCGGCGACTCGTTACGGCGGCATCACCTGGCAACATGACCTTGATCTGCTGGACTTGCTAGGTCTGGAATATGTGCTCCTCGACCAGATAGGCGTCACACCTCACGAGGCCAGCGTCGACAACGAGCACCGCATCTGGACCGTCCAGAACAGCAGCGCTGTCGTCCACTCGTCCAGGACTCATCCATCTGAATACTCGGAGACGTTCCGCCGACTGGCTCAGGACCGGCATATCATTTCGATCATGCAGTACCTGAAACATAACAGCGAGTACGTCGACATTGTGGTTCAGGAGTACCGCGAATTCGTCTCCATCTTGGATCCCGAGCGGCTTTGA
- a CDS encoding ATP-dependent endonuclease — protein sequence MKITTLRLSNFQSFGPKPTAIDLDELTYVLGPNGSGKTAVLQALSRVFSPLEAQRKIRLEDFHVPVDQSAGNLEAWEPTLWLEVDVEFPEAGTDGQHASVPPNFSHMAITTANGVPRTRVRLTASLAPDGVIDERIEYVLEEDGKGEPTRCADMSRYDRGHIEVYYLPARRDPADHVSYTTASLIGRALRAADWTTERETLSDLTAQITASLVANTTVASIGLRLTDEWHRLHHGTYFRDPSIAFGRGELEGVLRLLTVSFSPTHDGPPLPYERLSDGQKSLLYISLVLAWQSLARRVLKGEETSVDADRLRPPVHTVIALEEPENSLAPQYLGRVIRQLRGACAHGDVQSLIATHAPTLLRRVDPRSICFLRLNTDRETAVRRIVLPEGEELAAKYVREAVQAYPKLYFSRLVVLGEGDSEQVVLPRILAAVGITEDDASVSVVPLGGRHVNHFWRLLNELQIPHVTLLDLDAGRYQGGWGRVRNALKQTNAVRPNSFTEQQVSRIPKWNEAHYFPALVDHRYGPIEALEREGVFFSHPVDLDLMLLTAYPEAYGVSPAVPGESTEPDESTIVAVLGKSHANEDRLPEEIRALFDDYHAIFDLGSKPAAHLAALAGLNDEQLLMNLPDVLSRLVKHVRTKLAELPE from the coding sequence GTGAAGATCACGACGTTGCGGCTGAGCAACTTCCAGTCCTTCGGTCCGAAACCGACGGCAATCGACCTCGATGAACTGACATATGTCCTCGGTCCAAACGGCTCAGGCAAGACCGCTGTCCTTCAGGCCCTGTCCCGGGTGTTCAGCCCGCTAGAGGCCCAGCGCAAGATCCGCCTTGAGGACTTCCATGTGCCCGTCGACCAATCCGCAGGAAATTTGGAGGCCTGGGAGCCGACGTTGTGGCTAGAGGTGGATGTCGAGTTCCCGGAAGCAGGAACCGACGGGCAGCATGCGTCGGTCCCACCGAATTTCTCTCATATGGCGATCACCACCGCTAACGGGGTTCCGCGGACCCGTGTGCGGTTGACAGCGTCGCTGGCGCCAGATGGCGTCATCGACGAGAGGATCGAGTACGTGCTGGAGGAAGACGGAAAGGGTGAGCCGACTCGCTGCGCCGACATGTCCCGGTATGACCGTGGGCACATCGAGGTGTACTACCTTCCGGCTCGTCGGGATCCTGCCGACCATGTCTCGTACACGACGGCATCGCTCATCGGACGCGCTCTGCGAGCCGCTGACTGGACCACGGAACGCGAGACACTGAGCGACCTCACGGCTCAGATCACCGCATCGCTCGTCGCGAACACCACAGTAGCGAGCATTGGCCTTCGTCTGACCGACGAGTGGCACCGGCTGCACCACGGCACGTACTTCAGGGATCCGTCGATCGCCTTCGGGCGAGGCGAGCTGGAGGGTGTGTTGCGCCTGCTCACCGTGAGCTTCTCACCCACACACGATGGACCACCGCTGCCGTACGAGCGGCTCAGCGACGGACAGAAGTCCTTGCTTTACATCTCGCTCGTGCTTGCCTGGCAGTCCCTGGCTCGGCGAGTCCTCAAGGGCGAGGAGACCTCCGTCGACGCCGACCGCCTACGCCCGCCCGTGCACACCGTTATCGCGCTTGAGGAGCCCGAGAACAGTCTCGCGCCGCAGTACCTCGGCCGAGTCATCCGCCAACTACGTGGTGCGTGCGCACACGGCGACGTGCAATCCCTCATCGCCACGCATGCGCCCACACTCCTCCGGCGCGTCGATCCCCGCTCGATCTGCTTCCTACGGCTAAACACAGACAGGGAGACGGCCGTCCGCCGGATCGTCCTGCCCGAGGGGGAAGAGCTGGCCGCCAAGTACGTACGGGAAGCTGTACAGGCCTACCCCAAGCTGTACTTTTCTCGGCTCGTCGTGCTGGGTGAGGGCGACAGTGAGCAGGTGGTCCTGCCACGTATTCTGGCGGCCGTCGGCATCACCGAAGACGACGCATCCGTGTCAGTGGTACCCCTGGGTGGTCGGCATGTCAACCATTTCTGGCGCCTCCTAAACGAGCTGCAGATCCCGCACGTGACACTTCTCGACCTCGACGCCGGCCGCTACCAGGGCGGCTGGGGACGGGTGCGCAACGCCCTGAAGCAGACAAACGCAGTCCGTCCGAACAGCTTCACGGAACAACAAGTCAGTAGAATCCCCAAGTGGAATGAAGCTCACTACTTCCCAGCTCTGGTGGACCACCGGTACGGCCCTATCGAGGCGCTGGAGCGAGAAGGGGTCTTCTTCTCCCACCCAGTCGACCTCGACCTGATGCTGCTGACCGCCTATCCCGAAGCCTACGGTGTCAGTCCTGCTGTGCCGGGCGAGTCAACGGAGCCTGACGAGAGCACCATCGTGGCTGTACTCGGGAAGAGCCACGCGAACGAAGACCGCCTCCCCGAGGAAATCCGGGCGCTCTTCGATGACTACCACGCCATATTCGATCTCGGAAGCAAGCCTGCTGCGCACCTCGCTGCCCTCGCTGGCCTGAATGACGAGCAGTTGCTGATGAACCTCCCCGACGTACTCTCGCGACTAGTCAAGCACGTGCGTACGAAGCTAGCGGAGCTTCCGGAATGA
- a CDS encoding UvrD-helicase domain-containing protein, with protein MISPDLWQPVDGLSLEPNAMSAVTLMDKNVVVSAGPGAGKTELLAQRADFLLRTGQCPYPRRILAVSFKVDAARNLRERVRRRSGPRLASRFDSFTFHAFAKRVIDNFRPALTGYNALDPDYQIAPDTRIQAKQITFADLVPLALEIVEANAYARGGIRQTYSHVFLDEFQDCTKQQYQLIKAAFGHSTAVLTAVGDTKQRIMAWAGALDGVLQTFAGDFSARPLPLYQNFRSAPRLRRMQNRMIAQMDPGAVSPDEEPVGDDGVIEVLAFDTEHDEAQAVAELIGGWLRKGTTPTEIAILVRQQPHLVAAALGHELAGRSIPFRNEQESQDLIVEPIVALVFNFIRVIADDRQPDAYTELMRITKRSSASEEEASRFNGQLKRMLGQARATVRCATFKGGEPEAWRSLVNEFLQLVPQPVLTSLSTGYQQGTRLADLIEHTLVVFERELAVDGDAIQALRHLSEMDAIRFLTIHKCKGLEFEKVVVLGVEEQLFWSTPIVATSEFFVAISRAKQHLVLTHTQRRARPEGFAGRWDEWRTPYQPFLDFAHET; from the coding sequence ATGATCTCCCCCGATCTGTGGCAGCCGGTAGACGGCCTCAGCCTCGAGCCAAACGCGATGTCGGCCGTCACGTTGATGGACAAAAACGTGGTCGTCTCCGCTGGACCAGGAGCCGGCAAGACTGAGCTTCTCGCCCAACGGGCGGACTTCCTGCTGCGCACCGGACAGTGCCCCTACCCGCGCAGGATCCTGGCTGTCTCATTCAAGGTCGACGCCGCCCGCAACCTGCGCGAGCGAGTTCGCCGTCGCTCAGGCCCGCGGCTCGCTTCCAGGTTCGATAGCTTCACTTTCCACGCCTTCGCTAAGCGCGTGATCGACAATTTCCGGCCCGCATTGACCGGATACAACGCCCTTGACCCCGACTACCAGATCGCTCCTGACACGCGAATCCAAGCCAAGCAGATCACCTTTGCCGACCTCGTGCCGCTGGCGTTGGAGATCGTCGAGGCCAACGCCTACGCTCGAGGAGGGATCCGCCAGACATACAGCCACGTCTTCCTCGACGAGTTCCAGGACTGCACCAAGCAGCAGTATCAGCTGATCAAGGCGGCATTCGGCCACTCAACGGCCGTCCTGACTGCCGTAGGCGACACCAAGCAGCGGATCATGGCTTGGGCTGGCGCACTGGACGGAGTCCTACAGACTTTCGCCGGCGACTTCTCAGCCCGACCGCTACCGCTGTATCAGAACTTCCGTTCGGCGCCACGACTGCGACGGATGCAGAACCGAATGATCGCTCAGATGGACCCAGGGGCGGTCAGTCCCGACGAGGAGCCGGTCGGAGATGACGGCGTCATCGAAGTGCTCGCCTTCGATACCGAACACGACGAGGCGCAAGCTGTTGCGGAGCTCATCGGCGGCTGGCTCCGCAAAGGTACGACACCTACCGAGATTGCCATCCTGGTGCGCCAACAGCCGCACCTGGTCGCGGCAGCCCTCGGCCATGAACTCGCAGGCCGTAGCATTCCCTTTCGCAATGAGCAAGAGAGCCAAGACCTCATTGTAGAGCCAATAGTTGCGCTGGTATTCAACTTCATCCGCGTAATCGCCGATGACAGACAACCCGACGCATATACCGAACTCATGAGGATCACTAAGCGGTCCAGCGCATCCGAGGAAGAAGCATCACGCTTCAACGGCCAGTTGAAGCGGATGCTGGGCCAGGCCCGAGCGACCGTACGTTGCGCCACGTTTAAGGGCGGAGAGCCTGAGGCATGGAGGTCTCTCGTTAACGAGTTCCTGCAACTGGTGCCACAGCCGGTGCTGACCTCGTTGTCAACCGGGTATCAACAGGGCACTCGGCTGGCTGACCTGATCGAGCATACGCTAGTCGTTTTCGAGCGGGAGCTTGCTGTTGATGGGGACGCCATCCAAGCCCTCCGACACCTTTCAGAGATGGACGCTATTCGGTTCTTGACCATTCACAAGTGCAAGGGCCTGGAGTTCGAGAAGGTTGTCGTCCTCGGGGTCGAGGAGCAGCTCTTCTGGAGCACGCCCATCGTGGCGACGTCCGAGTTCTTCGTCGCGATTTCCCGCGCTAAGCAGCATCTCGTATTGACGCACACACAGCGCCGCGCTCGACCAGAGGGATTCGCTGGGAGATGGGACGAGTGGCGTACGCCGTACCAACCGTTCTTGGATTTCGCCCACGAAACCTAG